In Salvelinus fontinalis isolate EN_2023a chromosome 25, ASM2944872v1, whole genome shotgun sequence, one genomic interval encodes:
- the LOC129822783 gene encoding OTU domain-containing protein 1-like produces the protein MQLYSSALTHYPGSSRKVSITITSGTITDHLSRTTTSSANNKPSGLTPTVTNGNPVGETQSTANMPAAFSCYEAASMKPVYYTSTAEIIIHRPDGVERYVPVHIIKETQTKPAPSDSYSQDVVIQARDRDDHLDTDLIVDFIDHLRGRGGLLNDNQNVERENNLINVDKNDGPSYRKCEERMNMANGTGKPVTSDIVNPKRHQNLEAQSTHLGQNIVDSCESKNDSEYLDLDSPSGEAQLFELCVLQEPSPRRDAKRGDINDKVTCYIAEVEKQNRYLQERAHKYRFHIIPDGNCLYRAVCKAAYGEQSMHSELREQTMHHIADHLDEFNPIIEGDVGEFLINAAQDGAWAGYPELLAMSQMLNVNIYLTTGGSLESPTVSTMVHYLGEDDSSKPAVWLSWLSNGHYDVLLDRCVANPEYDEWFHHSQMQRKRDEELAKSMAASLSKMYIEQNGHI, from the coding sequence ATGCAGTTGTACAGTAGTGCGTTGACACACTATCCCGGATCCTCTCGCAAAGTTTCGATAACTATCACAAGTGGTACCATTACTGACCATTTGTCCAGGACAACAACGAGCTCTGCAAATAATAAACCGAGTGGGCTTACTCCAACAGTGACTAACGGGAATCCGGTAGGAGAGACTCAATCCACCGCAAACATGCCCGCTGCTTTTTCATGTTACGAGGCTGCTTCCATGAAGCCAGTCTACTACACTTCTACCGCAGAGATAATCATTCACCGGCCTGACGGAGTTGAGAGATACGTACCAGTGCACATCATAAAGGAGACCCAGACAAAACCGGCTCCGTCGGACTCATATTCACAAGATGTTGTGATTCAGGCGCGTGACCGAGATGATCATTTGGACACAGACTTGATTGTGGACTTCATTGATCACTTGAGAGGTAGAGGGGGTCTACTCAATGATAATCAAAACGTGGAACGTGAAAATAACCTGATAAATGTTGACAAGAACGATGGACCAAGTTACAGAAAGTGTGAGGAGCGAATGAACATGGCAAATGGAACGGGGAAACCCGTAACAAGTGACATTGTGAACCCGAAACGCCACCAGAACTTAGAGGCGCAGTCGACCCATTTAGGCCAGAACATAGTGGATTCCTGTGAAAGTAAAAATGACAGTGAATACTTGGACCTGGACTCTCCATCAGGCGAGGCGCAGCTCTTTGAGCTCTGTGTCCTACAGGAGCCGTCGCCGCGGAGAGATGCAAAAAGGGGCGACATCAACGACAAGGTGACGTGCTACATAGCGGAGGTGGAGAAACAGAACAGGTACCTTCAGGAGAGGGCACACAAGTACAGATTCCACATCATCCCTGACGGCAACTGTCTGTACAGGGCGGTGTGTAAAGCCGCCTATGGAGAGCAGTCTATGCACAGCGAGCTGAGAGAGCAGACGATGCACCACATAGCCGACCACTTGGATGAGTTTAACCCCATCATTGAGGGGGATGTCGGGGAGTTCTTGATCAATGCAGCTCAGGACGGCGCCTGGGCGGGTTATCCGGAGCTTCTGGCGATGAGTCAGATGTTGAATGTGAACATTTACCTAACCACAGGAGGTAGCTTGGAGAGCCCCACGGTTTCAACCATGGTGCACTACCTGGGGGAAGATGATTCGTCCAAACCCGCTGTCTGGTTGAGTTGGCTCAGCAACGGACACTATGATGTCTTGCTGGACCGGTGTGTGGCCAACCCAGAGTATGACGAGTGGTTTCATCACTCTCAGATGCAAAGGAAACGGGACGAAGAGCTGGCCAAGTCGATGGCAGCATCACTGTCTAAAATGTACATTGAGCAAAACGGTCACATTTGA